A stretch of the Tardiphaga sp. 709 genome encodes the following:
- a CDS encoding L-lactate permease translates to MWNQVYNPFNSSAISTLVAAIPVVVLLVLIATNKVKAHIAAIIALVLANLVAIYAFTMPANMSLRASALGVVTGFFPIGWIVLNVIFMYRLTVDSGRFEVLQRAIGGVTNDRRLQILLIAFSFGAFFEGASGFGTPVAVTGAVLIGLGFSPLAASGLSLIANTAPVAYGALGTPIQGLATVTGFDPFILGAMVGRQLPVFSMIVPFWVVWAFAGWKGMKEVWPAILVTALSFAIPQFVISNFINPWIVDIGASLISMGALILFLKVWQPKTIWTSAALRQHDDSASTVPPVKPMSTEKLTSAQVWSALTPWIILCVILLVWGTNWFKGIVNPIFSWNFPVPELHNMINKVPPVAAKPTPEGAVFAFTYVSYTGSGMLLAAIISGFIMGFSPAKMIVEYGRTIKICAYSLITISAMLAIGTLTRLSGVDATLGLAFAATGVLYPFFGTLLGWLGVALTGSDTASNVLFGNLQRITSEQLGLSPILMSAANSSGGVMGKMIDAQSIVVASTATNWFGHEGTILRFVFWHSIVLACMVGLFVMLQAYVYPFTLMVLAP, encoded by the coding sequence ATGTGGAATCAGGTCTACAATCCATTCAATAGCTCCGCGATCTCGACGCTTGTAGCCGCGATACCGGTGGTCGTCCTGCTGGTGCTGATCGCCACCAACAAGGTCAAGGCGCATATCGCAGCGATCATTGCGCTGGTGCTCGCCAATCTTGTGGCGATCTACGCATTCACGATGCCCGCCAACATGTCGCTTCGCGCATCGGCACTTGGCGTCGTGACCGGTTTCTTCCCGATCGGCTGGATCGTCCTCAACGTCATCTTCATGTATCGCCTCACGGTGGACAGCGGCCGTTTCGAGGTACTGCAGCGCGCCATAGGCGGCGTCACCAATGATCGGCGTCTGCAGATCCTGCTGATCGCGTTTTCGTTCGGCGCATTCTTCGAAGGCGCGTCGGGCTTCGGTACGCCGGTGGCCGTCACCGGCGCCGTGCTGATCGGCCTCGGCTTCTCGCCGCTGGCAGCATCCGGCCTGTCGCTGATCGCCAATACTGCGCCCGTCGCCTATGGCGCGCTCGGCACTCCGATCCAGGGCCTTGCCACCGTCACCGGCTTCGACCCCTTCATTCTGGGCGCGATGGTCGGTCGGCAGTTGCCGGTCTTCTCCATGATCGTCCCGTTCTGGGTGGTCTGGGCCTTTGCCGGCTGGAAGGGCATGAAGGAAGTCTGGCCTGCCATCCTCGTTACCGCGCTCTCCTTCGCGATCCCGCAATTCGTGATCTCGAACTTCATCAATCCGTGGATCGTCGACATCGGCGCCTCGCTGATCTCCATGGGCGCGTTGATCCTGTTCCTGAAGGTCTGGCAGCCCAAGACGATCTGGACCTCGGCCGCGCTGCGCCAGCATGACGACTCGGCGTCGACCGTGCCACCGGTGAAGCCGATGAGCACGGAGAAGCTGACCTCGGCTCAGGTCTGGAGCGCACTGACCCCATGGATCATCCTGTGCGTCATCCTGCTGGTCTGGGGCACCAACTGGTTCAAGGGGATCGTCAATCCGATCTTCTCCTGGAATTTTCCAGTGCCTGAGCTGCACAACATGATCAACAAGGTGCCGCCGGTGGCCGCCAAGCCGACGCCGGAAGGCGCGGTGTTCGCGTTCACCTACGTCTCCTATACTGGCAGCGGCATGTTGCTGGCTGCGATCATCTCCGGTTTCATCATGGGCTTCTCGCCTGCGAAGATGATTGTGGAATATGGCCGCACCATCAAGATCTGCGCCTATTCGCTGATCACCATCTCGGCGATGCTGGCCATAGGCACGCTCACGCGCCTGTCGGGTGTCGACGCGACGCTCGGTCTGGCTTTCGCTGCCACCGGTGTGCTGTACCCGTTCTTCGGCACACTGCTTGGCTGGCTCGGCGTGGCGCTCACCGGTTCGGATACTGCATCGAACGTGCTGTTTGGCAACCTGCAGAGGATCACGTCCGAACAGCTCGGTCTGTCGCCGATCCTGATGAGCGCGGCGAACTCGTCCGGTGGCGTGATGGGCAAGATGATCGACGCGCAATCGATCGTTGTGGCGTCCACCGCGACCAACTGGTTCGGGCATGAGGGCACAATCCTGCGCTTCGTGTTCTGGCACTCGATCGTGCTGGCCTGCATGGTCGGCCTGTTCGTGATGCTGCAGGCCTATGTCTATCCGTTTACGCTGATGGTTCTGGCGCCGTAG
- a CDS encoding FAD-binding protein gives MDILKVRDAQDVEQAVRAAIASEQPLEIIGHGSKRMIGQPIATNAVLDLSALNAVTSYEPNELILTVQAGAPMADVLSLIDSKNQQFSFEPMNTSQLLGTPDIGTIGGMISAGLAGPRRIQAGGARDHLLGLHAVSGFGDSYKAGGRVVKNVTGYDVCKLLAGAWGTLSVMTEVTLKVMPRAESERTLVLRGLDDIAANKAMTVALGSPFDVSGAAHLPGSALRTTQGALGEIGSPDQSATLIRLEGITPSASQRAVSLSATLKPFGVAGILEDAASAVLWAAVRDVTPFAASGPRAMWPVWRIVTPPASGGALGQAIAKGSQGEVIYDWGGGLIWAALPPSADAQAAQLRKLVNAAGGHATLIRAPEDVRRAIDVFHPQPKGIAALGERVRNSFDPKTILNRGRMSRGLGT, from the coding sequence GTGGATATTTTGAAAGTCAGAGACGCTCAGGACGTCGAGCAGGCGGTGCGCGCGGCGATTGCCAGCGAGCAGCCGCTGGAGATCATCGGTCATGGCAGCAAGCGCATGATCGGCCAGCCCATTGCGACCAATGCGGTGCTTGATCTGTCGGCGCTCAATGCGGTGACGTCCTATGAGCCGAACGAATTGATCCTCACCGTACAGGCAGGCGCTCCGATGGCCGACGTGCTGTCGCTGATCGATTCCAAGAACCAGCAATTCTCCTTTGAGCCGATGAACACGTCACAGCTTCTGGGCACGCCGGATATCGGCACGATCGGCGGCATGATCTCGGCCGGGCTCGCCGGGCCACGGCGCATTCAGGCCGGCGGTGCGCGCGATCATCTGCTTGGCCTGCATGCGGTGTCCGGCTTTGGCGACAGCTACAAGGCTGGCGGCCGGGTAGTGAAGAACGTCACCGGCTATGATGTCTGCAAGCTGCTCGCCGGCGCGTGGGGCACGCTGTCCGTGATGACGGAAGTGACCCTCAAGGTGATGCCGCGGGCGGAGAGCGAGCGCACGCTGGTGCTGCGCGGACTCGATGATATCGCAGCGAACAAGGCGATGACCGTGGCGCTGGGGTCGCCCTTCGATGTGTCAGGTGCCGCGCATCTGCCCGGCTCGGCGTTGCGCACCACGCAGGGCGCGCTTGGCGAAATCGGGTCGCCCGACCAGTCGGCCACGCTGATCCGCCTTGAAGGCATCACCCCGTCCGCGTCGCAGCGTGCGGTGTCACTGAGCGCGACGCTGAAGCCATTCGGCGTGGCTGGGATACTTGAAGACGCTGCGTCCGCGGTATTGTGGGCGGCTGTCCGTGACGTAACGCCATTCGCAGCGAGCGGGCCGCGTGCGATGTGGCCGGTCTGGCGCATCGTGACGCCGCCGGCATCCGGCGGTGCGCTTGGCCAAGCTATCGCCAAAGGCTCGCAAGGCGAGGTCATCTATGACTGGGGCGGCGGGTTGATTTGGGCGGCACTACCGCCATCGGCCGATGCGCAAGCAGCGCAACTCCGCAAGCTGGTCAATGCAGCCGGTGGCCATGCGACGCTGATCCGCGCGCCGGAAGATGTGCGCCGTGCCATTGACGTGTTTCATCCGCAGCCCAAAGGCATCGCGGCGCTCGGCGAGCGCGTGCGTAACAGTTTCGATCCGAAGACCATTCTCAATCGCGGCCGGATGTCGCGTGGCCTTGGTACTTGA
- a CDS encoding ABC transporter ATP-binding protein/permease, protein MNNIRSTLATVWRIAVPYFRSEDKWAGLGLLTAVIAIELAVVGLSVLFNRWNNTFYNALQDRNLDVFTYQLAYFSVLAAINIALKVYQLYLNQWLQIRWRRWMTERYLGNWLADANHYRMQLQGDAADNPDQRIAEDVKLFVEKTLDIGIGLLSSVVTLFSFVIILWGLSDAAPLHVFGRDIPIPGYLVWGALVYAVIGTALTHYIGAPLMALNFQQQRYEADFRFNLVRARENAEQIALLRGEPVERQRLSTRFQLVVGNWIDIMRRTKKLTSFTVSYQQIAIILPYVLVAPAYFAEKVQLGAVMQTADAFGTVQGALSFFVTAYRTLAEWQSGVMRLDGFETAIANVQALTTKADIVHATETGTSDIALSDLTLTLPNGAPMVQTPGFSFRRGERTLFTGPSGSGKSTLFRAIAGIWPFGKGKISIPADAAIMMLPQRPYFPVGTLQDAVAYPAGTDAFSPEEVADAVRAVGLPALATRLDEDGHWNRMLSLGEQQRLGVARALLQKPQYLFLDEATASLDEPSEAALYQLLEDKLPGTTIVSIGHRNTLDDLHRRKVSLTRSGDHFALGDARARTETA, encoded by the coding sequence GTGAATAACATCCGCTCCACGCTCGCGACCGTTTGGCGGATCGCGGTTCCTTATTTTCGTTCCGAGGACAAATGGGCGGGACTCGGCCTCCTCACGGCGGTGATCGCCATCGAGCTGGCGGTGGTCGGTCTCAGCGTTTTGTTCAATCGCTGGAACAACACCTTCTACAACGCACTGCAGGACAGAAACCTCGACGTCTTCACCTATCAGCTCGCTTACTTCAGCGTGCTTGCGGCGATCAACATCGCACTCAAGGTCTATCAGCTCTACCTCAACCAGTGGCTCCAGATCCGCTGGCGGCGCTGGATGACCGAGCGCTATCTCGGCAACTGGCTCGCCGACGCCAACCACTATCGCATGCAGCTGCAGGGCGACGCTGCCGACAACCCGGATCAGCGCATCGCCGAAGACGTGAAGCTGTTCGTGGAGAAGACGCTCGACATCGGCATCGGCCTGCTGAGTTCGGTCGTCACGCTGTTCTCCTTCGTGATCATCCTGTGGGGCCTGTCCGACGCGGCACCGCTGCATGTGTTCGGTCGGGATATCCCGATCCCCGGCTATCTCGTCTGGGGCGCACTCGTCTATGCCGTGATCGGCACTGCGCTGACGCACTATATCGGCGCGCCATTGATGGCACTGAATTTCCAGCAGCAGCGCTATGAAGCGGACTTCCGCTTCAATCTGGTGCGTGCGCGCGAAAATGCCGAGCAGATCGCTCTGCTGCGCGGCGAACCGGTCGAGCGCCAGCGACTCTCGACCCGCTTCCAGCTGGTCGTCGGCAACTGGATCGACATCATGCGCCGCACCAAGAAGCTGACATCCTTCACGGTCAGCTATCAGCAGATCGCGATCATCCTGCCCTATGTTCTGGTCGCACCGGCCTATTTTGCGGAGAAGGTCCAGCTCGGCGCCGTGATGCAGACCGCGGATGCGTTCGGCACCGTGCAGGGTGCGCTTTCATTCTTCGTCACGGCCTATCGCACACTGGCGGAATGGCAGTCCGGCGTGATGCGCCTTGATGGCTTCGAGACAGCCATTGCCAATGTACAGGCGCTGACGACCAAGGCTGATATCGTTCACGCCACTGAGACCGGCACCAGTGACATCGCACTGAGCGATCTGACGCTCACCCTCCCCAATGGCGCTCCCATGGTGCAGACGCCGGGCTTCAGCTTCCGCCGCGGGGAACGCACGCTGTTTACGGGCCCATCGGGCTCCGGAAAATCCACGCTGTTTCGCGCCATCGCCGGCATCTGGCCATTCGGCAAGGGCAAGATCTCGATCCCCGCGGATGCGGCGATCATGATGCTGCCGCAGCGGCCGTATTTCCCGGTCGGCACGCTGCAGGATGCGGTGGCTTATCCTGCCGGGACCGACGCGTTCAGCCCAGAGGAAGTCGCCGATGCAGTCAGGGCCGTGGGTCTGCCTGCGCTGGCGACCCGGCTTGACGAAGATGGCCACTGGAATCGCATGCTGTCGCTCGGTGAACAACAGCGTCTCGGTGTCGCCCGTGCGCTGCTGCAAAAGCCGCAATATCTCTTCCTTGACGAGGCTACCGCATCGCTCGACGAACCATCGGAAGCGGCTTTGTACCAGCTGCTGGAAGACAAGCTGCCTGGCACGACCATCGTTTCGATCGGCCACCGCAACACGCTCGATGACTTGCATCGGCGCAAGGTGTCGCTAACGCGGTCCGGCGATCATTTCGCGCTGGGAGATGCAAGGGCCAGGACGGAAACCGCCTGA
- a CDS encoding FAD-linked oxidase C-terminal domain-containing protein, with protein sequence MTIMMPAPDQAVLARREAIVAALHKLVPGEGVISSAAEMLPYESDGLMAYRQPPMVVVLPDTTEQVSKVLKYCHENGIKVVPRGSGTSLSGGALPLADAVLLGLGKFKRVREIDFDNRAVVVEPGVTNLAISQAVAHAGFYYAPDPSSQIACSIGGNVAENSGGVHSLKYGMTTNNLLGCEIVLMSGEVIRVGGKTAETSGYDLMGIITGSEGLLGVITEITVRILQKPETARALMIGFAEVEHAGQCVADVISAGIIPGGMEMMDKPAIHAAEAFVHAGYPLDVEALLIIELDGPGVEVDELIKRVEKIALGCGSTTCQISTSEQERLLFWSGRKAAFPAVGRISPDYLCMDGTIPRAALPLVLRRMKEMSAKYGLGVANVFHAGDGNLHPLILYDANKPGELQLAEDFGADILRLCVEVGGVLTGEHGVGIEKRDLMPEMFSEVDLNQQQRIKCAFDAQGLLNPGKVFPTLHRCAELGRVHVHGGKLAFPDLPRF encoded by the coding sequence ATGACCATCATGATGCCCGCGCCGGATCAGGCTGTCCTCGCAAGGCGCGAGGCCATTGTCGCTGCGCTGCACAAGCTGGTGCCGGGCGAGGGCGTGATCTCCAGCGCTGCAGAAATGCTGCCCTATGAGTCGGATGGGCTGATGGCCTATCGTCAGCCGCCGATGGTCGTCGTTTTGCCCGATACGACAGAGCAGGTCTCAAAAGTTCTAAAATACTGTCACGAGAACGGCATCAAGGTGGTGCCGCGCGGCTCGGGCACGTCACTATCCGGTGGCGCGCTGCCGCTGGCCGACGCGGTGCTGCTTGGTCTCGGCAAGTTCAAGCGCGTGCGCGAGATCGATTTCGACAACCGCGCCGTCGTCGTCGAGCCCGGCGTCACCAATCTCGCCATCAGCCAGGCGGTGGCGCATGCCGGCTTCTACTACGCGCCGGATCCGTCATCGCAGATCGCCTGTTCGATCGGCGGCAATGTTGCGGAGAATTCCGGCGGCGTGCACAGCCTCAAATACGGCATGACCACCAACAATCTGCTCGGCTGCGAGATCGTATTGATGTCGGGCGAAGTCATTCGCGTTGGCGGCAAGACGGCGGAGACATCGGGCTACGACCTGATGGGGATCATCACCGGCTCCGAAGGTCTGCTGGGTGTCATCACCGAAATCACCGTGCGCATCTTGCAGAAGCCGGAAACGGCGCGTGCGCTGATGATCGGCTTTGCCGAGGTCGAGCACGCCGGCCAATGCGTTGCCGATGTCATCAGCGCCGGCATCATTCCCGGCGGCATGGAGATGATGGACAAGCCCGCCATTCACGCGGCGGAAGCATTCGTTCATGCCGGTTATCCGCTCGATGTCGAAGCGCTCTTAATTATTGAACTTGATGGCCCTGGCGTCGAGGTCGACGAACTTATCAAGCGCGTCGAGAAGATAGCGCTCGGCTGCGGCTCGACCACCTGCCAGATATCGACCTCCGAACAGGAACGCCTGCTGTTCTGGTCTGGCCGCAAGGCGGCATTCCCTGCCGTGGGTCGTATCTCGCCGGATTATCTCTGCATGGACGGCACGATCCCTCGCGCGGCCTTGCCGCTGGTGCTGCGCCGCATGAAGGAGATGTCTGCCAAATACGGTCTTGGCGTCGCGAACGTGTTTCATGCCGGCGACGGTAATCTGCATCCGTTGATCCTGTACGATGCGAACAAGCCCGGCGAGTTGCAGCTCGCAGAGGATTTCGGCGCAGATATTCTGAGACTGTGCGTCGAGGTCGGCGGCGTGCTGACCGGCGAGCACGGCGTCGGCATCGAGAAACGCGACCTGATGCCGGAGATGTTCAGCGAGGTCGATCTCAACCAGCAGCAGCGCATCAAATGCGCCTTCGACGCGCAGGGTCTGCTCAATCCCGGCAAGGTGTTCCCGACATTGCATCGTTGTGCCGAACTCGGCCGTGTGCATGTGCATGGTGGCAAGCTCGCTTTCCCTGATTTGCCACGATTTTAG
- a CDS encoding META domain-containing protein — protein sequence MTAMTTLLRATLAGAAFLIAVPVHAADEFPFGMEMTLDAQRQPGSKRIPNLEIGDAGEARVELWCKGGKGQFSVAGNTVVFVAGAMENRSCSDAQATMDDQLLADLGAAANWQRRGDVVTFVGPKSLRFRLNTN from the coding sequence ATGACTGCCATGACCACTTTGCTGCGGGCCACTCTTGCCGGTGCTGCGTTTCTGATTGCCGTCCCTGTGCATGCCGCCGACGAGTTTCCATTCGGCATGGAAATGACTCTGGATGCGCAACGTCAGCCCGGCTCGAAGCGAATTCCCAATCTGGAAATCGGCGACGCCGGCGAGGCGCGGGTGGAGTTGTGGTGCAAGGGCGGAAAGGGCCAGTTCTCGGTCGCCGGCAACACCGTCGTCTTCGTCGCCGGCGCGATGGAGAACCGCAGTTGCTCGGACGCACAGGCCACGATGGACGATCAGTTGCTCGCCGATCTCGGCGCGGCCGCCAACTGGCAGCGGCGGGGCGACGTTGTGACATTCGTCGGACCGAAGTCGCTGCGGTTTCGGCTGAATACGAACTGA
- the glcF gene encoding glycolate oxidase subunit GlcF, producing MKTEFTPTQLADPDIAEADKILRKCVHCGFCTATCPTYVLLGDELDSPRGRIYLIKEMLEKDQKPTQEVVKHVDRCLSCLACMTTCPSGVNYMHLVDQARVKIEKDYRRPLSERLLRDVLAWVLPRPGLFRLSMTMARLARPLGALLPSTSKQSNPNLLSRVKAMLTMAPKQLPAAGPSGGSVFPAIGARRGRVALLQGCAQQVLAPRINQAAISLLTRHGVEVVLVRDEQCCGALTHHLGRDRDALARARANIGVWLGEADRGGLDAILVTASGCGTVIKDYGYMLREDPEFAAPAAKVSALAKDISEYVSAMDLPKPDKQSDLVVAYHSACSLQHGQKITHAPKELLSKNGFVVKDIPESHLCCGSAGTYNILQPDIASRLRDRKVANIAMVKPDIIAAGNIGCMVQIAGGTSVPVVHTIELLDWATGGPRPGLN from the coding sequence ATGAAAACCGAATTCACCCCGACCCAACTGGCCGATCCGGATATTGCCGAGGCCGACAAGATCCTGCGCAAATGCGTGCATTGCGGTTTCTGCACGGCGACCTGTCCGACCTATGTGCTGCTTGGCGACGAACTCGATAGTCCGCGCGGCCGTATCTACCTGATCAAGGAGATGCTGGAAAAGGATCAGAAGCCGACGCAGGAGGTGGTCAAGCATGTCGATCGTTGCCTCTCTTGCCTCGCCTGCATGACGACCTGCCCGTCCGGCGTGAATTACATGCATCTGGTCGATCAGGCGCGGGTGAAGATCGAGAAGGACTACAGACGGCCGCTCTCCGAGCGGTTGCTGCGTGACGTGCTGGCCTGGGTGCTGCCGCGTCCCGGTCTGTTTCGCCTGAGCATGACCATGGCCCGGCTGGCGCGGCCGCTGGGGGCGCTGCTGCCCTCGACCAGCAAGCAATCCAACCCGAACCTGCTTAGCCGCGTGAAGGCGATGCTGACCATGGCGCCGAAGCAGTTACCCGCCGCCGGTCCATCGGGTGGCAGCGTTTTTCCCGCGATCGGTGCTCGCCGTGGCCGGGTCGCACTCCTGCAGGGCTGTGCCCAGCAGGTGCTGGCGCCGCGAATCAACCAGGCTGCTATCAGCCTTTTGACCCGTCATGGCGTCGAGGTCGTGCTGGTCCGGGACGAACAGTGCTGCGGTGCGCTGACCCATCATCTCGGCCGCGACCGGGATGCGCTGGCGCGGGCCAGGGCCAATATCGGCGTCTGGCTCGGGGAGGCAGACCGGGGCGGTCTCGACGCCATCCTGGTCACGGCGTCCGGCTGTGGAACCGTTATCAAGGACTATGGCTACATGCTGCGCGAGGATCCGGAGTTTGCCGCGCCGGCCGCCAAGGTCTCTGCGCTGGCGAAGGATATCAGCGAGTATGTCAGCGCCATGGATCTGCCGAAGCCTGACAAACAAAGCGACCTCGTCGTCGCCTATCACTCGGCGTGTTCGCTGCAGCATGGGCAGAAAATCACACACGCTCCCAAAGAATTGCTTTCCAAGAATGGATTCGTGGTGAAAGATATCCCAGAGAGCCATTTGTGTTGCGGTTCGGCGGGGACGTACAACATTCTCCAGCCTGATATTGCGAGCCGGTTGCGCGATCGAAAGGTCGCCAACATCGCGATGGTCAAGCCGGATATCATCGCTGCGGGCAACATCGGCTGCATGGTTCAGATCGCCGGAGGGACGTCAGTCCCGGTCGTACATACGATTGAGCTACTCGATTGGGCGACAGGCGGTCCCAGGCCAGGATTGAACTGA
- a CDS encoding HPP family protein — protein MNRDWLRRAAKTIRRNNHRNALAGAVAGLGAGIAIGVMEFFSAVAHYPLVIIPFATSIVLVIGSPEAEPAQPRALVGGHIVATLVGLAVLKLTGPHAWAAAMAVGLAVLAMYVTGTFHPPAGINPLLVVSHALPWTFLLAPVLVGALLLASFTFVWHRYAAGRDWPRHWL, from the coding sequence ATGAATCGGGACTGGTTGCGGCGCGCAGCGAAGACGATCCGTCGCAACAATCATCGCAATGCGCTGGCCGGCGCCGTTGCCGGGCTGGGGGCGGGGATTGCCATCGGTGTGATGGAGTTCTTCTCGGCCGTTGCGCATTATCCGCTGGTCATCATCCCTTTTGCGACCTCGATCGTCCTCGTGATCGGCTCACCCGAAGCCGAGCCGGCGCAGCCGCGCGCTTTGGTCGGCGGACACATCGTCGCGACGCTGGTAGGGCTCGCGGTGCTCAAGCTGACTGGCCCCCATGCCTGGGCCGCCGCCATGGCAGTCGGCCTCGCCGTGCTGGCGATGTATGTCACCGGCACATTCCACCCGCCTGCCGGGATCAATCCGTTGCTTGTCGTGTCTCACGCACTACCGTGGACGTTCCTGCTCGCGCCGGTGCTGGTCGGCGCGCTGCTGCTCGCGAGCTTCACGTTTGTCTGGCATCGCTATGCGGCAGGCCGCGACTGGCCGCGGCACTGGCTTTAG
- a CDS encoding TorF family putative porin, producing MKKIVVASAAVLAMGMSSASAADLGAKMYKKAPPIVAAYDPWDIAFGSAIMSNYVFRGITQSNGQKGSVAAYFEPRYNITKDVQIYAGVAGESISFTNRASMELDGYFGIRPTWGAAAFDFGFWYYGYPGGQCIDSVVGGGGVCPVGSNVAGPAFNVMKKNVSFYEGYAKVNYTFNDYFSLGGNAFYSPNFLNTGADGTYASITGKVIAPSTWFGSTGIGSYVSGEFGRQWLGTSDAFYGTAQFPNGIKYADYNTWNIGIGFTYKVFTLDLRYSDTNLSKGDCNAFTSDFTASGTNNVTAINPSGAGSSWCGATGIVKLSADLTAMSNLK from the coding sequence ATGAAGAAGATTGTTGTCGCCTCTGCTGCGGTGCTCGCCATGGGGATGAGCTCGGCTTCCGCAGCCGATCTGGGCGCGAAGATGTACAAGAAGGCGCCGCCGATCGTGGCTGCCTACGATCCTTGGGACATCGCGTTCGGCAGCGCGATCATGAGCAACTACGTGTTCCGTGGTATCACCCAGTCCAACGGCCAGAAGGGCTCAGTCGCAGCTTACTTCGAGCCGCGCTACAACATCACCAAGGACGTTCAGATCTACGCTGGTGTCGCCGGTGAGAGCATCTCGTTCACCAACCGCGCTTCCATGGAGCTCGACGGCTACTTCGGTATCCGCCCGACCTGGGGCGCAGCCGCGTTCGACTTCGGCTTCTGGTACTACGGTTATCCGGGTGGCCAGTGCATCGACTCCGTCGTTGGCGGCGGCGGCGTGTGCCCGGTCGGCTCGAACGTTGCTGGTCCTGCCTTCAACGTCATGAAGAAGAACGTCAGCTTCTACGAGGGTTACGCGAAGGTGAACTACACCTTCAACGACTACTTCTCGCTCGGCGGTAACGCTTTCTACTCGCCGAACTTCCTGAACACCGGCGCTGATGGCACCTACGCTTCGATCACCGGTAAGGTGATCGCGCCGTCGACCTGGTTCGGTTCGACCGGCATCGGCTCCTACGTCTCGGGTGAGTTCGGTCGTCAGTGGCTGGGCACCTCAGATGCCTTCTACGGTACCGCTCAGTTCCCGAACGGCATCAAGTACGCCGACTACAACACCTGGAACATCGGCATCGGCTTCACCTACAAGGTCTTCACGCTGGACCTGCGTTACTCGGACACCAACCTGTCCAAGGGTGATTGCAACGCTTTCACCTCGGACTTCACTGCTTCGGGCACGAACAACGTGACCGCGATCAACCCGTCGGGCGCTGGCTCGAGCTGGTGCGGCGCGACCGGCATCGTCAAGCTCTCGGCTGACCTGACCGCGATGTCGAACCTGAAGTAA